A segment of the Candidatus Lokiarchaeota archaeon genome:
GTTTCATCAACCGTCGTGTCGATCGTGGGGGTTGGCCTCCAAGCTGAACAAGGACAGCATTGAATGTTTCCCATGCTTTCGTTTCAATAAGGCGAGAGAACATGCCTCCAGATTCCACAGCGAGAATCATCTCTGCGTTGGTGTCCAATGGTTCTGCAGTCATTAGAGCTGGGCCTACTGGCAAACCATCCGGGCTTATAGTGAGGTCTACTTCACGACCCTCATATCCAGGGACAGTGTACTCCATAGTAACACGCCCATATATTGAGGAATGTTCCTCAGGAAAAATCCCAAAATCTTCACGTGCCAATCCAGTAAGGGATTCCAAATCAGCAACGATTCGGTCTGATTCCGATTGACTAGAGAAATCGATGTCTTCGCCCTCACTCGAGTAGTAGAGATCCCTGAGTGAGCTGGTACGCTGTGCACCGAGAAGCTTCTTTGCAAAAGCTGCAACCCACATTAGTTGAGAAAAGCTTTTGATATGTTTGATATTCTTGGAATCCCGTGTAATACTTGAGTCACCAAGAACAAATTGCCCTTTTGTTTTGTCAAAGACAATATTCCCCGTAGTCCGGTCAGGAAGCTCTAGAGTGGGAAACTCACCATCACGAAGTGAATCCAGAATCTCCTTGCCCAGTTTTTTCAGAGCGTTTTGAGCATCGTCGAATTTAGACATCAAGATTCACCTCGAAGAGCTGTTCAACCAAAGAGTGAACTGAGGGTACTTCGTCCTCTTCTGAGAGCTCTGCTCCAAGTTCAGCAATGAGAGCAAGCTGCTGAGAATAACTTCTTGCTTCTTTGATTCTTTGAGCCCGTTTTTTCTTCACCTTTGTCATTCGTCGCAAACATCTACCGAGTTCTTTGTAGAGCAAAGTAAGATGAGATTCGATTTCCGCTTCAGTTGCCACTGACTGTTTGCCAGCGGCTTTGTAAGGAACTCGGGTTGAGCAGAAATGAATAAACAAACCAACTTTTCTCGATTTTGTTAGACCGTATCTAGACCAATCAACTTCGTTGAGGGACTTTGTCATTACATCTTCACTGGCATCATAAAGAAGAGGAACTCTATTTGTGAAGCGGAACAAGCCAGGAGTCTTTGCTTTCCGTAATCTCCCGCCAATAGCAATTACTCCCTCAACAATGAATGGATGACCACCCCATTCTGATGGCCCTTTCTGTGCATAACCAACGTCTACGGCATCATATGTTTCAAGAACGGCATTCATGAACGGTTTCTCGCCTATCGGACTAAGAGAATCGATGGTTGGGCGACCCAACCCCTGGAAGTTCTGGAGAGCTGTGCTTAGCCGGCTTATGTCAGACCGCTCAAAATCGCCAACTTCTCGTTGAGGATTCATACCAAGGAATTCAATTATTTTAGAAGAAGTAACACGACCAACCTGTTGGAAAGATTTCCGAAGAAACTCCTGAAGTGGAGACTGAGCACATTTCTTGATCAGTCTTCGGAGTAGCTCCATATCGGCGGCATGAGGATGAGGTTTTGCAGAAACAGGAGGGGTGGGCAGTGTATCGCTGGATGGATGGATGGCGAATTGCTTTTCGCCATCTCGTACGAGCTCAATTTGAGAGTGGGGAGTGGAGACAGAAGTCAATCTGAGGTAATCAACTACTCGGTCATACGCTCTTGCAACTGCACCCTTCATGCTGATACGAACCGATGTGCCGACTTTATTTCGCTTAACCGAGTTTGAAGATACAATAATAGGCCTATTTTTTTCAACATCAATGAGAAGTTCATAGGTCCTGCCTGCCTCGTCATTCTCTGTGCAGGTATAAATCATAACAGGGGTTTCTGTAGTTATCTGGCCGTAGAGCACAGCCATAGTCACTCCAAGTCCAAAGGTACCACGTCTCTGGCGAGAGAGATACTTGCTACCGTAGAGAACTCTGCCAAATGAATCAGCTACATGTGCATGAGGTAAGCCTTCACCATTGTCCGATACAGTGATAGTTACAATCCCTGAGGGGGCTTCATCGATTTCCACCTTAATCTCGGGTCTCTTACGTGCATCCTCGCAAGAATCAAGGCTGTTTTCTACCAGTTCACGGACCGTAGAATAGACAGCTTGTGTAGGATTGCCAAATCCTGCCATCTGGCGATTCCGATAGAAGAACTCCGCTGGTGAAATGCTGGCAAATACTCTGCTTGGATTTTGAGGCATTCTACTCCAAACAACCTTTGATTGACAAGATTATAGGATTCAGTATTATAACGAAACAGCCCAAATTAAAACTCGGAATTTTCCCAAATCTGTGCTTTGTAGCGATTCAAGTCGCGCCGCATACTTTCTAGCCTAGAATAGACAGAGCTATGAGGAGCACCAGAAATCAGCATATCGATAGCTTTCCGAGCATAGTCAAGACCGGGATAATAGCCAATGATTGAGACCGTATAGCCATATACGGAAACCATTGTTTCGGTAGTTTGTTCAATGATTTTGCGCGTCTTGCCATCCTCCCCGATGATTCTGCCAGCAACCCTTCTTATTTGTCGAGGAGATGAGCCGACAATATCTCGTAGTGAGATTATCACAAGACGGGCATCATCATCCATAAGAGTGAATGCATTTCTTGGGCTAAAACCTCGTGCCATTGCACGAATAATGTTTCGAGCCTTCCATGCAAGCACAGGATCCTCTGAGTCTCTACGACCGGTAAGAGTGACTACTCCCTCTTCAGAGATTTCTACATCAACATTCGTCATGTTTTCCAATCGATTCTTGACTTTGCCATCTTGGCCTATGATTACCCCGATTCGGTCACGGGGCACCTTTATGGATTCTTGGAATAGCATACTAGTCTTCACCTCCAGAGGAAACGATTTCTTCAACCATTGTGACCGGGTCTTCGGTTTCGACACCCAGACGACCAAAGTAGCGGGCAAGGTTTTCAATGTCCCGAAACAGGAACTCTTTCGCATGGGGGTGTGCTTTCAGAACGGCTTGAGAAACATCAATGAGTACAGGTCCACCGTACCACATGATGTTGAACTCGCTCAAATCGGCATGAACAATTTCGGCATCCCGATATCCACAAAGAACCATATCCATGATTTCGTTGAATATCTTATCAGGCTCAGGTATTTCTATATCTTTGAGAAGGGGTGCTTGTAGACCCTCTTCGTCATCTCCGATGAATTCCATCACCAGCACATTGCGTTTCACAGCAATTGGTTCAGGCACTCTCACGCCTGCTTCATGGAATCTTAGGAGATTCTTGAACTCCTTGTTAGCCCACTGAGGGATTAATGATCTTGCACCAGTTCCAACTCGCTTGAAGCGAGGGTCACCAGCAATGTACTTCTGCATATACTCCTTTTGTGCAGTTGTCATACGGTAGATTTTGATAGCAACATACGTTCCATCTCGTTTCTGACCTCGATAGACATTCGCTTCTTTGCCGGCGCTGATAATACCATGTACAGCATCAATAATCCCACGATTCAGAAGGTTGTATAGCACCTTGAGCGTGGGTGGATCGATTACACCCTCTACAACTTTCAGTTCATCAGAGTCCTTTCGTTTCTTGCGGTCCTCGTCTTCTTGTGCTTTTTCGAATCGGGAGAGAATATCTTCATAATCTTCTTCCCGTCGATCCATATCCATCCTACCTAACAATCCAATGGTGTTCTTGACCCTGAGAAGACAAAACAAGAGGCAACAATCAACAATCTTTTGGGTATTCTAGAACATTTCCAAGATGCCTTTACGTTCTAGCCAATCGACTTCATTGCCTTTGTACCGCCAAATGACGTCACATTTCTCATCACTTTGAAAAGACCAAGGTACAATCAATACTGTATCTCCAACTCGCATCCAGATTCGCTTTTTCATACGGCCAGGTATTCGACCAACTCGCATCTCGCCATCCTCACAGCGAACCCGGACACGGTCATGTCCCAGCATCTGAACTATTATAGCAAACTGTTCTCCTTCTGATCTATTGGGAGTTCTTACGCGCATCGGTTGGTCTTCATCATTTGATCTATTCCCGCGGGCCAAAACGACATCTCCAAGGTCAACTAGAGTAATATCTAACCTTGCGAAAAGCTTCTGTAGAGAACATTTAAGGGTTGCTGAATATCATACAGAGGTCTCATCCAAAAAGACATCAACCAGCAATTTAAGATTCAGAAGGCCCCTCACAAGCGATTCACACAGCAGGTGAAACTGTAAGGAATAGGTCATACTTACATTTCCGAGAAGACGAATGCTTTTTCTCATGTTGTGTTAACTGGTTGCGGAACATAGTACACCGTACCCTGTAATTTGACCGCCCATATCTTGTCTCCGTTCTCCAAATCGGAGGGCAACGAATCCCCGGGTAGATTCTCCACCTCATACGTTTGAGAATTCATCAGCTGAATTGGTTCTCCATAGGCCTTGGAGATAACCATATACTCTTGCTTATCGGATTCCGGGGCAAGGAATTCAATCTCTTGCCATTTGCTACTCCGTTGTGATACTGTAAATTCGCTTTTGTCTTCGAAACTGTAGCAAACCAGACCTCCCCGTCCCAAAGCACGGACCTGGCAGGGGCTACCAGCAACTTCCACAAAATCACCTTCCTTGAAGTGAGGTAATCGAAGGAGTATAGTTGTTCTATACTTCTCCTTTCCATCGGATTCTTGACCAATCAGTTTGTATGTTTGCTTGCGAGCAGCCATGTAACGGGATTCCAAATCATCAGCAATCATTCTACACAGATGATTTGACCCAATCTTAAGATCAATGCCGTACTTGGTTCGGGTAATCTCATTTATGTATGCCATACTATCTTTGCCATATTCCCCAATTGTCAGGTCGGTTGCCGTGTCAAGAATTTCGTCTTCTTCTGCCTTGGTGAGCTTTCGATCATCAGCGCGAATCTGTAATATGGCCTCATGGTATCCCCCTCTCATCATTCCACAGCTGTCACAAGTCCCATAGTCAAGTCTGACTTCGACATCGTGTATTTCGGTATGAGGGGGTAATTCAGGATGTGAATGCCCTTGAGCAACCACTTCAATGTGCACAACTCGATCCAGTCTTTTCTGTGGCATCACAGAGTATGTCACATTTTCTCCAAGTACTTCGACTTGATCATCAAGAAGAATCTGCAATTGAAGGGCAAGAAGCTCCTCAGGGCTGGATATACGTTCTGTAATCTGTTTCCAGCGACCATGGATTTTGACAGCGCCACATCTATCACAGATGAGCATACGTAGAGGTGTTTCTACCTTGAGAATAGGATGCTCTTCATTGTAGCATCCCTCGCATAAACCCTCAACTACAGCGGGTTTTCCACACAGGTAGCAGGGAGGTCTCATAATCAGCTCATCTCAGACTATGTCATTCTAACTTTAAAGTCGCGGGATATCTAACAATTTTGTGATTAAGTATTGTGCACATAGATTTGTACAGGAAGAATCTAGACGAAAAACAGTCTTGAACAATCTACAGGGTTTATTCAAATCAAAAAGGGACTCGAATTATCTACACGTATAGTAGTTACAGTTGTACCCATTGAGCATGTGGGTGTCCCTGAATATCTACGACCGCGTCTTTGTGAACCATTCCCGCTTCGATAGCAACATCAACAGTGGTTTTACCAACTATATTCACAATCGTGGCTTTCTCAAGATGCTTAAGACAATCATCAACGTGCACCAGCTTGTCACCGTAAAACTCCTCGCTGACCTTGAACTCAAGATCTCCTTTGACCAAGGTTTTGTTCAGCAGAGCCTTATCACACATGGCTACCATGTAGTGATCGATGGTTTCGCGGACCCGCATATAGACCTCCATTTTCATTTCACTTCCATCAAACAGGTCGAATTGATGTACGTGCTCCACATGCTGAGCAGCGCAAATAGTATGCGTTTTTCTCTTTCTCCATGTGAGTATCAGGCCTGCCACAAACGGGGCATATTACGTAGTCTTGGATGTATTCTTCTAGGACATCTTGTACGTTATGTGAGTAGAATTTTCCATTGAAAATAGCATTTCCGCCTTCAATCGTCCCTGCAGTAGCTAGCTGACCAGACACATATTTCAGTACCTCCTTTCCAGGTCGATTCAAGACATCCACTATTTCTTGGAAATTCTGCCAGATAGTCCTATTACCTTGGACTATTAGCTGAACATCCGGCACTTGGAAACGTTCGCCAGATTTGTCAAACGCATCTTTAGGGACCTGAGATCGTCCCCTTTTCAGCAGGCTATCATATTCTTCCATATTATGTCTCTCTCCATTCTCCTTTATTGAAGCTTCTGTTCTCACATGGGAAGATATACGCCCACTTCCTTTTCACGAATCTTGTTTTCCTCCAGTAAGTCGAGGACCTGTAGCTGGATTCCTGCTTTATCTTCACCCTGGGATACGAAGCGCTCACAGATTTCACGCATTTTGATACCTTTTTTGCCAGCCGAGTTTTGAATGAACTGTAGAATTTTTTCAGAAAGAGTAGCCGCGGTATCATCCTCATCGGTGTATGATTCAAGAGTGCTTTCAGTAGATATAGCCTCATCTGATTTTGATTGTAGCTGCGATTGTTCTTCAGGGGGAGTCTCTAGGGTAGAAATACCAGCTTTTGTAAGCATTGCGCGATACCTTTCAAGTAGATGAACGGTCATAGTGTTGGAATCCTTGACTTCCTGAGTTATTTCAGGTACGATGTAGATTTCATCCTCATATTCGCGGATTTTACCAACAACAAGTATGAGCTTATCCTCAGGAGTATTCTCAAGCAAAGCAGCTTCAGTGCCCCAAGCTTTAGCCCTGATTGTTTCAGTACCATCATCTATTGTTATACTTGCAAAATTGCCGTCACCAACGTATTTGTTGACAACAAAGCCAAGTACTACTACACGGCGAAGCTCTACGCCATGGGGGGATACAACATGGGGACCATTCGTTTCATCAAATCTGCCATTTACTATATCATTTACACAGGCTCTAACAGCGGTCATTCGTTCAGCCATCATCTTGATTCACCGTGTATACCATCGTATTGGTATGAGCGTATTTATGATATCCCCCTGAAAGGCATTCTTGAATGTTTGTGATTATACCGATTTTCATGATAGTTTTCAGCTAGAAGAAATCCTCCAAAGCACTCTGTCGGGTGGTATCACGAATTTTTTCCAATGATGCTTCCAGCCTCTCAAGGGAACTATCTACCCGGTTTCTACTGAAGTCATGCTCATCACACAAGAGGGCTCGAATGGCATCAAAATCTGGATCCTTCCATTTCGGGGTTTCGATAGTTACTTCAGGTGGTTTCAAGAAGATGTTACGAATTTGCTCATAAGGAAAATCAAAATCATAGTCAGTAGCCGATTCAATTTCCTCTAGAGTGCCATGTTTCTTCACAAGCTTCAAGGCAGTTTTAGGTCCGACACCTGGAGGAGAATCATTGTAATCAGTGCCGATGAGAATAGCTATGTCTATTAGCTGTTCCCGACTGATTTCCAGTAGTCGGAGATTAAGGTCAAGATCAATGAGTTCCGGTTCAATAGTTACATAGCCGCTAGAAGAGGAGGATTTCCTGCGACCTGATATCGTCAGGTTCCGTATCATGCGCGGACAGCCGTAAAGGAGTGAATCGTTATCTTGGCTCGCACTTGCCCAGACCAAGTCATCTTGTACCAGCTGAGCTGCTAGCGCTTCTCCTTCCGAAGGGGCTTGTATGTGAGGAATACCGAGAGCAAAGAGTAACTCCTTACTATCAGTAACCGTATCCTCGGTAAGTTTGGAACTTGCTTGAGCCGCCTTTCGAGCATCCTCAATCCGGCCTTCCTCCTTCGCTTTCTTCCATTCTTTTCGAGCTTTCCTTCGCACTGTTCGTCTACGTTCGATTTCTTCAGATTTCAGCTCAGGAGGCTCACCATCAAAGACATATACTGGGTGAATGCCCTTCTCAAGCAGATTGATATTTCGGTAAAAGAGGCCGCTCAGATGGCTTGTTACCCGCCCTTTTCGATCTTTGAGAGGGGTACCATCAACTTGACGGATTATAGCCAAGAAGGAGTATATGGTATTGAAAGCATCTACCGCAATCTCACGGCCAGATAAATCCGATAGTGAGAGTGTCTCAGCCTGGACGATTGCTCCAAGTTTCGTACCCATGTTTGTGTCTCCCGCTTATGCTAACATGATAACGCACTATATAGGCATAAATCATTGGTGGCGAGTAAATCCCAATCATTCAAATCAGATTATCGCAGCTTACCCTTCGGTAGGTTTATAATTATTCCAAGACTGGCCCAATCTGTCCAGAGCGACTGGAAATACCGATTGGTGATAATTTGTCGTCTATGAAAGCTATAAGATGTACCTCATGCCATCGTTCCATTTCACCGAAAGAAAACAGCGTCAAGTTTCGATGTCCATCGTGTGGAGAATTCATAATATGGCGCTGTGAAAATTGCAGACGCTTTTCCATTAACTATACCTGCCCCAATTGTGGCTTTGAGGGCCCCTAAATCATGAAA
Coding sequences within it:
- a CDS encoding DUF1610 domain-containing protein; this translates as MKAIRCTSCHRSISPKENSVKFRCPSCGEFIIWRCENCRRFSINYTCPNCGFEGP
- the eif1A gene encoding translation initiation factor eIF-1A, whose product is MRVRTPNRSEGEQFAIIVQMLGHDRVRVRCEDGEMRVGRIPGRMKKRIWMRVGDTVLIVPWSFQSDEKCDVIWRYKGNEVDWLERKGILEMF
- a CDS encoding RNA-processing protein (similar to yeast Dim2p protein that is essential for 40S ribosomal subunit; structural studies show binding to 3' end of 16S rRNA in complex with archaeal IF2 alpha) gives rise to the protein MRKSSCFGTLKTLPATLVVWVSKPKTRSQWLKKSFPLEVKTSMLFQESIKVPRDRIGVIIGQDGKVKNRLENMTNVDVEISEEGVVTLTGRRDSEDPVLAWKARNIIRAMARGFSPRNAFTLMDDDARLVIISLRDIVGSSPRQIRRVAGRIIGEDGKTRKIIEQTTETMVSVYGYTVSIIGYYPGLDYARKAIDMLISGAPHSSVYSRLESMRRDLNRYKAQIWENSEF
- a CDS encoding translation initiation factor IF-2 subunit beta, whose amino-acid sequence is MEEYDSLLKRGRSQVPKDAFDKSGERFQVPDVQLIVQGNRTIWQNFQEIVDVLNRPGKEVLKYVSGQLATAGTIEGGNAIFNGKFYSHNVQDVLEEYIQDYVICPVCGRPDTHMEKEKNAYYLRCSACGARTSIRPV
- a CDS encoding DUF424 family protein produces the protein MKMEVYMRVRETIDHYMVAMCDKALLNKTLVKGDLEFKVSEEFYGDKLVHVDDCLKHLEKATIVNIVGKTTVDVAIEAGMVHKDAVVDIQGHPHAQWVQL
- a CDS encoding serine protein kinase RIO; the encoded protein is MDMDRREEDYEDILSRFEKAQEDEDRKKRKDSDELKVVEGVIDPPTLKVLYNLLNRGIIDAVHGIISAGKEANVYRGQKRDGTYVAIKIYRMTTAQKEYMQKYIAGDPRFKRVGTGARSLIPQWANKEFKNLLRFHEAGVRVPEPIAVKRNVLVMEFIGDDEEGLQAPLLKDIEIPEPDKIFNEIMDMVLCGYRDAEIVHADLSEFNIMWYGGPVLIDVSQAVLKAHPHAKEFLFRDIENLARYFGRLGVETEDPVTMVEEIVSSGGED
- a CDS encoding DNA topoisomerase IV subunit A — translated: MSKFDDAQNALKKLGKEILDSLRDGEFPTLELPDRTTGNIVFDKTKGQFVLGDSSITRDSKNIKHIKSFSQLMWVAAFAKKLLGAQRTSSLRDLYYSSEGEDIDFSSQSESDRIVADLESLTGLAREDFGIFPEEHSSIYGRVTMEYTVPGYEGREVDLTISPDGLPVGPALMTAEPLDTNAEMILAVESGGMFSRLIETKAWETFNAVLVQLGGQPPRSTRRLMKRLHEHLNLPLYIFTDGDPWGLHIARVIICGSASSAHIRGLTIPEAQWIGVTAADIVNYDLPTESMTDADMKRLDELKRDVRYETPKWQAYIDDFKQLRKKAEQQAFSRYGMDYVVDVYLSDKLT
- a CDS encoding DNA topoisomerase VI subunit B; amino-acid sequence: MPQNPSRVFASISPAEFFYRNRQMAGFGNPTQAVYSTVRELVENSLDSCEDARKRPEIKVEIDEAPSGIVTITVSDNGEGLPHAHVADSFGRVLYGSKYLSRQRRGTFGLGVTMAVLYGQITTETPVMIYTCTENDEAGRTYELLIDVEKNRPIIVSSNSVKRNKVGTSVRISMKGAVARAYDRVVDYLRLTSVSTPHSQIELVRDGEKQFAIHPSSDTLPTPPVSAKPHPHAADMELLRRLIKKCAQSPLQEFLRKSFQQVGRVTSSKIIEFLGMNPQREVGDFERSDISRLSTALQNFQGLGRPTIDSLSPIGEKPFMNAVLETYDAVDVGYAQKGPSEWGGHPFIVEGVIAIGGRLRKAKTPGLFRFTNRVPLLYDASEDVMTKSLNEVDWSRYGLTKSRKVGLFIHFCSTRVPYKAAGKQSVATEAEIESHLTLLYKELGRCLRRMTKVKKKRAQRIKEARSYSQQLALIAELGAELSEEDEVPSVHSLVEQLFEVNLDV
- a CDS encoding flap endonuclease-1, which translates into the protein MGTKLGAIVQAETLSLSDLSGREIAVDAFNTIYSFLAIIRQVDGTPLKDRKGRVTSHLSGLFYRNINLLEKGIHPVYVFDGEPPELKSEEIERRRTVRRKARKEWKKAKEEGRIEDARKAAQASSKLTEDTVTDSKELLFALGIPHIQAPSEGEALAAQLVQDDLVWASASQDNDSLLYGCPRMIRNLTISGRRKSSSSSGYVTIEPELIDLDLNLRLLEISREQLIDIAILIGTDYNDSPPGVGPKTALKLVKKHGTLEEIESATDYDFDFPYEQIRNIFLKPPEVTIETPKWKDPDFDAIRALLCDEHDFSRNRVDSSLERLEASLEKIRDTTRQSALEDFF